The Microcystis aeruginosa NIES-843 sequence AGCGCGGGAGACTTCCCTTTGAATACGTTAATTCACCCCACTGCGGTTATCCATCCGTCGGCAAAACTTGCTCCAAAGGTTAAAGTTGGTCCCTATGCTGTGATCGGGGCCAATGTGGAAATTGAAGCTGATACAATTATTGATGCCCATGTGGTCATTGAGGGTCCGACCAAAATTGGCAAGGGTAATCATATTTTTTCCGGGGCTGTTATTGGTAATGAACCACAGGATTTAAAGTATAAAGGTGGCGAAAGTAGCGTGGAAATTGGTGATCATAACCAAATTCGCGAGTTTGTCACGATTAATCGCGCCACGGATACGGGAGAAGTTACCCAAATTGGCAGTAATAATTTATTAATGGCCTATGTTCACGTTGCCCATAATTGTATTTTGCAAGATAACATTATTATCGCTAATAGTGTCGCTTTGGCAGGTCATGTCCAGATCGAATCAAAAGCAGTTATCGGGGGGGTTTTAGGAGTACATCAATTTGTTCATATTGGCAAAATGGCCATGTTAGGAGGAATGAGTCGTATTGATCGCGATGTTCCCCCTTTTACTTTAGTGGAAGGCAATCCCTGTCGGGTACGAACTCTTAATTTAGTCGGTTTACAAAGGGCCGGTTTTACCGATGAAGATCTAGCTTTACTGAAAAAAGCTTTTCGGATTATCTATCGTTCTAATATAAATCTTCAGGAGGCTTTAGAACAAGTTTCTCTCTTAACCGATAACCCCCATGTTCAACATCTCTGTCAATTTTTACAATCCTCTACCACGGGAGAAAAACGCCGCGGTTTAATTCCGGGAAAATAATTTTTTTATTGAGGAACAGGGAGTGGGGTGTGGGGTGTAGGGTGTGGGGTGTAGGGTGTGGGGTGTAGGGTGTAGGGTGTGGGGTGATGGGGAAGTGGGGAAGTGGGAAGAATAAATAAAAATAATCTCGTGTCTCCTGACTCCTATCTCCAGCAATCCTGACTCCTATCTCCTGACTCCTGTCTCCTGACTCCTATCTCCTGAATTCTTTTATTATCAAATAATTATCCAAATGCGTATATTTATTAGCACGGGTGAGGTATCGGGTGATTTACAGGCAGCCATGCTGATTGAATCCCTTTTTAAACTAGCTAAAACCCAGGCAATTGAGTTAGAAATTTTTGCTTTAGGTGGCGATCGCATGGAGTTAGCCGGGGCGAAAATGTTGGGTAAAACCACTCGACTGGCTGCCATGGGATTAATTGAATCTATCCCCTTTATTTGGCCAACTTTACAACTACAAAAACGAGCAAAAGAGTTTTTTAAAGATCATCCTCCCGATCTGATTATTTTAATTGATTATGTGGGGGCAAATGTGGCGATCGGTCAATCGGCTAAAAAAATTATTCCCCAAGTGCCAATTATTTATTATATTGCCCCACAGGTGTGGATTTGGTCGGAAGAAAATATTCCCTCAGCTAAACTAAGGGCCACAGCAGAAAAGTTATTTAATACGGAAAAATTAATCGCCGTCACGGATAAATTATTGGCAATTTTTCCTGCCGAAGCCCGTTTTTTTGAAACAAAAGGTTTACCGGTAACTTGGGTGGGACATCCTTTAGTTGATCGTATGGCTAATGCTCCCAATCGGCAAGAAATGCGGCAAAAATGGGCAATAAAACCCGAAGAAACGGTAATCGCTTTATTACCTGCTTCCCGTCAACAGGAGTTTAAATATCTCGTGCCGACGGTGTGCGCTGCTGCTAAAAAATTACAGGAAAAAATTCCCGATATTAAGTTTTTAATTCCCGTTCCCCTAGCTTTATACGAACCAAAAATGCGAGAATTAGTGAAGGAATATGGATTAAATGCGGTGATTATGGAACGAGATCAGACTTTAGAAGCGATTGCCGCAGCCGATCTGGCTGTGGCTAAGTCTGGTACAGTTAATCTCGAAATTGCTTTGTTAAATGTGCCGCAGGTGGTGGTTTACCGTTTAAGTGTAGTTACTGCTTGGATTGCCCGCAATATTATGAAGCTTTCTGTACCATTTGTCTCACCGGTAAATTTAGTTTTAATGCGAGAAATTGTTCCCGAATTATTACAAGAGGAAGCTAACCCAGAGAGAATTATGCAGGAATGTCTAGATTTATTATTAAATCAGCAACGTCGGCAAAAAATGTTAAATGAATACGCAGAAACTAAAGCCGGTTTAGGAACAGTAGGCAGTTGTGAGCGAGTGGCACAAGAGGTACTTAATTTTACGGATCAAGTTCCGAAAAACCAGAAAAAAGCGGGGTAATTTGCCACTACCCCACCAAATATTATCAAGGAATTACGATTACTTATAAGCGTCCATACCCTCACAGGAACAAACCAGATTTCTGTCCCCGTAAGCATTATCAACCCGTCCCACTACCGGCCAGAATTTATAATCTTTTAGCCAAGAAAGCGGGTAAGCTGCCTGTTGACGGGAATAGGGACGACTCCAATCATCGGCAGTTAAAACTGCGGCTGTGTGGGGGGCATTTTTCAAGGGATTATCGTGGGGATCCATGCTCCCATTAGCGATCGCTTGTACTTCTTGATAGATAGTTAACAAAGCTTCACAAAAACGGTCTAATTCGCCCAAAGATTCGCTTTCCGTGGGTTCCACCATCATTGTACCCGCCACGGGCCAAGAAACCGTCGGCGCGTGGAAACCGAAATCCATCAAGCGTTTTGCCACATCTTCCACCTCGATGCCGGCCTGTTTTTTCAGGGGACGTAAATCAATCACGCACTCGTGGGCAACCGTTCCCGCGCTACCCTTAAATAACACCGGATAGGCCGACTCCAGACGAAAAGCCATATAATTAGCGTTCAAAATTGCCACTTCTGTCGCTTTTTTCAAGCCTGCTGCCCCCATCATAGCGATATACATCCAAGAAATCACCAAAATGCTGGCACTACCCCAAGGCGCGGCCGAAATTGCCCCAATCGAGTCCTGATGCTTACCGTTAGCGGTTTCTGGGGATAATTTCGCCAAAACCAGGGAAACATCGGGCAGAAAAGGCACTAAATGGGATTTTACTCCGATTGGTCCCATACCGGGTCCCCCCCCACCGTGGGGAATACAGAAAGTTTTATGGAGATTCAAGTGACAGACATCAGCGCCAAAATCCGCCGGACGACATAAACCCACCTGAGCATTCATATTGGCGCCATCCATATACACTTGACCACCGTATTGATGAATCAAGGCACAAATTTCGCTAATTCCCTGTTCAAAAACGCCGTGAGTGGAAGGATACGTCACCATCAAAGCCGCTAGATTATCCTGATGCTTCCGGGCCTTAGTTTTCAGGTCATTAATATCAATATTGCCCCGAGAATCGCAATTAACCGCCACTACTTTCATACCACACATAACAGCACTGGCAGGATTAGTCCCGTGAGCGGACTCAGGAATTAAGCAAATCTGACGATGACCTTGACCGCGACTTTCATGGTAGGCTCGGATCACCTGTAAACCGGCATACTCTCCCTGAGAACCGGCGTTCGGTTGTAGGGAAATGCCATCAAACCCGGTAATTTCCCCTAACCAAGTTTCTAACTGTTGAAAGAGCAGTTGATAGCCTTCTGCTTGGTCAATCGGGGCAAAAGGGTGTAATTTGCCGAATTCTGCCCAAGTTACCGGAATCATCTCCGCTACGGCATTGAGTTTCATCGTACAGGAACCGAGGGGAATCATGGAAGTATTTAAGGCTAAATCCTTTGTTTCCAGACGGTGCAGATATCTGAGTAATTCCGTTTCCGAGTGGTAACGATTGAACACCGGTTCGGTAAGATAGGCACTGGTACGGGTTAAATTAGCGGGTAATTCTAGACTAATTTTCTCGACTAATTCCGCCGCGGTAAAGGGTAATTCCTCGGTGGGGGCAAAAATTTGCCATAAATCCCACACATCCCTGAGACTGGTGGTTTCATCGAGACTAATTCCTAGATTATTCTCATCAAAATAACGCAGATTAATCTTATGGGTTTTTGCCTTGGCGAAGATATCCTTAACTCCCGTGGATACCGTAACTTTGAGCGTATCGAAGTACGGTTCTTTCCCCACTTGATAACCCAACTTTTTTAAACCATTTGCCAATAAAGCGGTTAATTTCTGCACTCTTTGGGCGATTTTCTTGATTCCTTCCGGTCCGTGATACACCGCGTACATGGAAGCAATCACCGCTAGTAACACCTGTGCGGTACAAATATTACTGGTGGCTTTATCCCGGCGGATATGTTGTTCGCGGGTTTGCAAAGCTAAACGCAGTGCGGGTTTACCCTGACTATCCTTCGATACCCCGACAATGCGCCCCGGAATGCTGCGTTTATAGGCATCTTTGGTGGCAAAATAAGCGGCATGGGGACCCCCATAACCCAAGGGAACCCCAAAGCGTTGACTGCTACCCACGGCAATATCAGCCCCCAATTCGCCGGGGGGAGTCAACAGGGCTAAACTGAGAATATCGGCGGCAACGGTGACTAAAGCCCCATTTTCCTGCGCTTTGGCGATAAATTGCCGATAGTCATAAATTACGCCATCGGTGGCTGGATATTGTAATAATGCGCCAAAAATGGGCGTTTGAAAGTCAAAGAGACGATGATCCTCGATAATAATGTCAATACCTAAAGGAATCGCTCTGGTTTTAACAACTTCAATCGTTTGGGGATGGCAACTACTAGAGATAAAGAAAGCATTGGCTTTAGTTTTACACAGTCCATAACTCATACTCATCGCTTCCGCGGCTGCTGTTCCTTCATCGAGGAGGGAAGCGTTAGCAATTTCCAGACCGGTTAAGCTAGTGATGAGAGTTTGGAAGTTTAAGAGAGCTTCTAAGCGTCCTTGGGCGATTTCCGCTTGATAGGGAGTATAGGCGGTGTACCAACCCGGATTTTCTAGGATGTTGCGGAGAATTACCGGCGGGGTGATACAGTCATGGTAGCCCATGCCAATAAAGGAGCGAAATACCTGATTTTTGGAGGCAATAGCTTTTAATTGGGCAAGAGCGGCGTATTCACTCAAGGCAGGTGCTAGATTAAGGCTTTTTTGTAAACGAATTCCTGACGGGACAGTTTTAGCGATTAACTCCTCAACAGTAGCAACACCCAAAACCGCCAGCATTTTCTCGATTTCCGTCTCCGTCGGCCCAATGTGACGGTTAACAAAGCTATCGGTACAGTCTAGCAGGTCTTGCAGGTCAGCAGGAGCGAATTCCTCGGTTTTCTCGGCCGTAATTGACCTATTTAGCATATTAATCTCGGTTTCAACAATTACAAAAGTGTTGCGTTTCATCGCTAGGGGTGATTTTAACGCAACTTGTAAAATTTTTGTAATATTTGAAGCCAGCAAGTTAAAGTCTCAGCTAATTTGCTATCGAAAGTATGCACAAAATTAACCTCACTACTGCTTTGTCACCAAAAACCAACCGGAATCCGTAGAGCCGATCACCTTTAATCCTCCTAAATCAGTAGCTTCTTTGGTTTGACGATCGATAATTAGGTAGGGTTGCTTGTGACTTTGCCAATAATTGATTAATTCTTCAGCAGCAAGGGGAAAAACCCGACGACCACTATAAAAATTTAATGAGGGGCGCTCGTAGGCAAAAGAAATATAAACAGGGTGATCGGCCGGCACATATTTCTGTACTAAACTCGCCACAGGTTTGACGGGGAAATTCTCATTTAATTCCCATATCCACAGGGGAGAATTGACAAAAATAAACAAAGAAACCAACATTCCCCAGAGTAAAACCACGCTGAATTGTTCCGAGCGCCGAGCTAACAAAATCGCCGTTGTCACCATGGTCAAGGAAAGTGACAATAAGGTTAAAAGAATTAAGGGATGGATAGGTTCGATAGCGGCAAAATTACCAGGGACATAGGCCATTAAAGCTAATAAACCCGCCACAACGCCGATCATACCCAGAATAATTGACCAGATTGGATTATAGGGGCGATCAATGGGAAGATTACCCACTTGCGCCAAGGCATAACCGGCCGCTAAAGCCAAGGCCGGATAGATCGGCAGAATATACCAAGGCAACTTGGTCGCCATTACCGAAACCACCAACAAA is a genomic window containing:
- the lpxB gene encoding lipid-A-disaccharide synthase; translated protein: MRIFISTGEVSGDLQAAMLIESLFKLAKTQAIELEIFALGGDRMELAGAKMLGKTTRLAAMGLIESIPFIWPTLQLQKRAKEFFKDHPPDLIILIDYVGANVAIGQSAKKIIPQVPIIYYIAPQVWIWSEENIPSAKLRATAEKLFNTEKLIAVTDKLLAIFPAEARFFETKGLPVTWVGHPLVDRMANAPNRQEMRQKWAIKPEETVIALLPASRQQEFKYLVPTVCAAAKKLQEKIPDIKFLIPVPLALYEPKMRELVKEYGLNAVIMERDQTLEAIAAADLAVAKSGTVNLEIALLNVPQVVVYRLSVVTAWIARNIMKLSVPFVSPVNLVLMREIVPELLQEEANPERIMQECLDLLLNQQRRQKMLNEYAETKAGLGTVGSCERVAQEVLNFTDQVPKNQKKAG
- the gcvP gene encoding aminomethyl-transferring glycine dehydrogenase, giving the protein MKRNTFVIVETEINMLNRSITAEKTEEFAPADLQDLLDCTDSFVNRHIGPTETEIEKMLAVLGVATVEELIAKTVPSGIRLQKSLNLAPALSEYAALAQLKAIASKNQVFRSFIGMGYHDCITPPVILRNILENPGWYTAYTPYQAEIAQGRLEALLNFQTLITSLTGLEIANASLLDEGTAAAEAMSMSYGLCKTKANAFFISSSCHPQTIEVVKTRAIPLGIDIIIEDHRLFDFQTPIFGALLQYPATDGVIYDYRQFIAKAQENGALVTVAADILSLALLTPPGELGADIAVGSSQRFGVPLGYGGPHAAYFATKDAYKRSIPGRIVGVSKDSQGKPALRLALQTREQHIRRDKATSNICTAQVLLAVIASMYAVYHGPEGIKKIAQRVQKLTALLANGLKKLGYQVGKEPYFDTLKVTVSTGVKDIFAKAKTHKINLRYFDENNLGISLDETTSLRDVWDLWQIFAPTEELPFTAAELVEKISLELPANLTRTSAYLTEPVFNRYHSETELLRYLHRLETKDLALNTSMIPLGSCTMKLNAVAEMIPVTWAEFGKLHPFAPIDQAEGYQLLFQQLETWLGEITGFDGISLQPNAGSQGEYAGLQVIRAYHESRGQGHRQICLIPESAHGTNPASAVMCGMKVVAVNCDSRGNIDINDLKTKARKHQDNLAALMVTYPSTHGVFEQGISEICALIHQYGGQVYMDGANMNAQVGLCRPADFGADVCHLNLHKTFCIPHGGGGPGMGPIGVKSHLVPFLPDVSLVLAKLSPETANGKHQDSIGAISAAPWGSASILVISWMYIAMMGAAGLKKATEVAILNANYMAFRLESAYPVLFKGSAGTVAHECVIDLRPLKKQAGIEVEDVAKRLMDFGFHAPTVSWPVAGTMMVEPTESESLGELDRFCEALLTIYQEVQAIANGSMDPHDNPLKNAPHTAAVLTADDWSRPYSRQQAAYPLSWLKDYKFWPVVGRVDNAYGDRNLVCSCEGMDAYK
- the lpxA gene encoding acyl-ACP--UDP-N-acetylglucosamine O-acyltransferase — encoded protein: MIHTVTKLSAGDFPLNTLIHPTAVIHPSAKLAPKVKVGPYAVIGANVEIEADTIIDAHVVIEGPTKIGKGNHIFSGAVIGNEPQDLKYKGGESSVEIGDHNQIREFVTINRATDTGEVTQIGSNNLLMAYVHVAHNCILQDNIIIANSVALAGHVQIESKAVIGGVLGVHQFVHIGKMAMLGGMSRIDRDVPPFTLVEGNPCRVRTLNLVGLQRAGFTDEDLALLKKAFRIIYRSNINLQEALEQVSLLTDNPHVQHLCQFLQSSTTGEKRRGLIPGK